One Castanea sativa cultivar Marrone di Chiusa Pesio chromosome 4, ASM4071231v1 DNA window includes the following coding sequences:
- the LOC142631067 gene encoding iron-sulfur cluster assembly protein 1 has protein sequence MLRLVSKKVIGLASQEGSALSASRPVQVLPRMYHERVIDHYDKPRNVGSLDKNDPTVGTGLVGAPACGDVMKLQIKVDEVTGKIVDARFKTFGCGSAIASSSVASEWVKGKQLEEVVTIKNTEIAKYLSLPPVKLHCSMLAEDAIKAAVKDYEAKRAKSNGSATAAPAAKAAEA, from the exons atgctgaggCTCGTATCGAAGAAGGTTATAGGGCTAGCCTCACAGGAGGGGTCGGCGTTGTCGGCGTCACGGCCGGTGCAGGTGCTGCCGCGTATGTACCACGAGAGGGTGATCGACCACTACGACAAGCCCCGCAACGTTGGATCGTTGGACAAGAACGATCCGACGGTGGGCACGGGACTCGTCGGTGCACCCGCCTGTGGCGATGTCATGAAGCTCCAAATCAAGGTCGACGAGGTCACTGGGAAGATCGTGGATGCTCGCTTCAAGACCTTCGGTTGTGGCTCCGCTATCGCTTCCTCGTCTGTAG CTTCTGAGTGGGTCAAGGGGAAGCAATTGGAAGAAGTTGTGACCATTAAAAACAC GGAAATTGCAAAATATCTTTCTCTCCCACCAGTAAAGCTGCACTGCAGCATGCTTGCTGAGGATGCTATCAAGGCTGCTGTTAAAGATTATGAAGCTAAACGTGCCAAATCAAATGGTAGTGCAACAGCAGCACCTGCAGCGAAGGCCGCTGAGGCTTGA
- the LOC142631300 gene encoding putative boron transporter 2, with protein MEETFVPFRGIKNDLKGRLLCYKQDWTGGIRAGIRILAPTTYIFFASAIPVISFGEQLERNTGGTLTAVQTLASTALCGIIHSVIGGQPLLILGVAEPTVLMYTFMFDFVKDRKDLGQKLFLAWAGWVCVWTALLLFLLAVLGACSIINRFTRVAGELFGLLIAMLFMQQAIRGAVEEFGIPQRENTKQTALQPSWRFGNGMFALVLSFGLLLTALRSRKARSWRYGTGWFRGFIADYGVPLMVLVWTAVSYIPVNDVPRGIPRRLFSPNPWSPGAYSNWTVIKDMLNVPPLYIVGAFIPATMIAVLYYFDHSVASQLAQQKEFNLKKPASYHYDLLLLGFLVILCGLIGIPPSNGVIPQSPMHTKSLATLKHQLLRNKLVSTARKSISKNSNLGQLYRNMQEAYNGMQTPLAYETPPALGLKELKESTIQLASSGGYIDAPIDETVFDVDKDIDDLLPVEVKEQRLSNLLQASMVGCCVAAMPLLKKIPSSVLWGYFAFMAIESLPGNQFWERILLLFTAPSRRYKVLEDYHATFVETVPFKTIATFTLFQTTYLLLCFGLTWIPIAGVLFPLLIMLLVPVRQYVLPKFFKGAHLQDLDAAEYEEAPAIAFNVSFQNQDPQARVTNLDDGEILDEIITRSRGEIRLTQSPKVTSSTPTSLEDIRPAHSPRISQRVYSPHVNELRGEQSPRLKGKGFEAKQTPSPGPSILGQSPRD; from the exons ATGGAAGAAACATTTGTTCCCTTCCGTGGAATCAAGAATGACCTCAAAGGAAGGCTTTTGTGCTACAAACAAGATTGGACTGGTGGTATCCGCGCAGGTATCAG GATCCTGGCTCCAACAACATACATATTTTTTGCTTCAGCAATTCCTGTTATATCTTTTGGGGAGCAGTTGGAGAGAAATACAG GAGGAACTTTGACTGCTGTGCAAACTCTTGCATCAACAGCACTTTGTGGTATTATCCACTCAGTTATTGGGGGACAGCCTCTACTCATTCTAGGGGTGGCTGAGCCTACAGTGTTGATGTATACATTCATGTTCGACTTTGTTAAAGACCGGAAGGATTTGGGGCAGAAACTCTTCTTAGCCTGGGCTGGATG GGTATGCGTGTGGACAGCCCTTTTGCTCTTCTTGCTGGCTGTTCTGGGTGCATGCTCTATAATCAATAGGTTTACGCGCGTTGCTGGCGAATTGTTTGGTCTGCTAATTGCTATGCTATTTATGCAGCAGGCCATACGG GGAGCTGTGGAAGAGTTTGGTATACCCCAAAGAGAGAATACAAAACAGACTGCACTCCAACCATCCTGGCGATTTGGCAATGGAATGTTTGCCTTGGTTCTGTCCTTTGGCCTTCTTCTTACTGCATTAAGAAGCCGAAAAGCCAGATCCTGGCGCTATGGGACAG GTTGGTTCCGGGGATTCATTGCGGATTATGGAGTGCCACTTATGGTGCTTGTATGGACAGCTGTGTCTTATATACCTGTTAATGATGTCCCAAGAGGAATCCCAAGGAGGCTTTTCAGCCCGAATCCATGGTCTCCTGGGGCATACTCAAATTGGACAGTCATTAAG GACATGTTGAATGTTCCTCCATTATATATAGTTGGAGCATTTATACCAGCAACTATGATTGCTGTGCTTTACTACTTTGATCACAGTGTTGCATCTCAACTTGCCCAACAGAAGGAATTCAATCTGAAGAAACCAGCCTCTTATCATTATGACCTTCTTCTTTTGGGTTTCTTG GTCATATTATGTGGGCTTATTGGTATTCCTCCTTCTAATGGTGTAATTCCACAATCTCCTATGCATACAAAAAGCTTAGCTACCCTAAAACATCAG CTTTTGCGGAATAAGCTCGTATCAACAGCCCGGAAAAGTATTAGTAAGAATTCAAATTTGGGTCAATTATACCGGAACATGCAAGAAGCATATAATGGAATGCAGACTCCACTAGCCTACGAAACTCCACCTGCTCTg GGACTGAAAGAGCTGAAAGAATCCACAATTCAATTGGCCTCTAGTGGTGGCTACATAGACGCCCCTATTGATGAGACAGTTTTTGATGTGGATAAGGATATTGATGATCTTTTGCCTGTTGAAGTAAAAGAACAACGCCTCAGCAATCTGCTTCAAGCATCGATGGTTGGCTGTTGTGTTGCTGCTATGCCACTTCTCAAGAAGATCCCTTCTTCAGTTCTTTGGGGCTACTTTGCTTTCATGGCAATTGAAAGCTTGCCTGGAAATCAATTCTGGGAGAGAATATTGTTGCTTTTCACTGCTCCAAGTCGAAGATACAA GGTGCTGGAGGATTATCATGCAACCTTTGTTGAGACTGTGCCCTTCAAAACGATTGCTACCTTCACCTTGTTCCAGACAACTTACTTGCTTCTATGTTTTGGCCTAACATGGATACCAATAGCTGGGGTCCTTTTCCCACTGTTGATCATGCTTCTTGTACCAGTGCGACAGTATGTGCTCCCTAAGTTTTTCAAAGGAGCCCATCTTCAAGACTTGGATGCTGCAGAATATGAGGAAGCCCCTGCCATTGCCTTCAATGTGTCATTTCAA AACCAGGATCCTCAGGCAAGAGTTACCAACCTTGATGATGGGGAAATTCTTGATGAAATTATCACAAGAAGCCGTGGTGAGATCCGTCTTACTCAGAGTCCAAAAGTAACAAGTTCAACCCCTACTTCGCTAGAGGATATAAGACCTGCTCATAGCCCGCGGATATCGCAGAGAGTATACAGCCCCCATGTAAATGAACTAAGGGGGGAACAGAGTCCCAGATTGAAGGGAAAAGGATTTGAAGCAAAGCAAACTCCCAGTCCTGGGCCATCTATTCTTGGACAAAGTCCCCGTGATTAA